The genomic segment AACATAGAAAATGCTTCAATTATGATTTGTGTCACATGTGGTTTGTCCATAAACGATTCAATGGACTTATTTAACTTCTTGCAATTACAAGTGTGACTTTCGGCACTGTGGATATGCAAATAGTTGCTGGATGGACACGGTGCACCGCAAGTTGCACAATGGCCCTTGATGAACCTTTAGACTACGTGTGATGTCACGAGTCATTGTTTGTACACATCTCACACTCCAACGAAGGCCAGCTGCTTCGTCGGCTCGCGTCACCTATTGTCTGGGCTGATAATTGGCTTTTGGATACACTGTGAAGGCAACAGCTAATGGGTGTGTAACACCACAGGGTGTGCACGTGTGAAAGCAGACGACGTACAGTAGGACTACAGATACACAAACTGTAAAGAAAGCAGCATTTGCTCACTATTTTCACACATCCCTTACTGACCACAGAGAGTTTATAACTACCTCTAGTCGACAATGTCTCTGCTAAAATACAAATTGTACTGCTGTTGATAATACTGTGCACTGATTTgcaaacagccaatcagagtgctCCCTCTCACTGGTGTCATTCTACAACGGGAATGGGCTGAAGAGCTGCCAACCAGGGTCTCGCTAATGCCGACTATTTGGGACGCACCACAAAGACTCGGCAGACGGATGCTCACTGATGGCCAAATGCAAGCCGACGGCCGACCGTCAGTGGCTGGAGCTGTGGCTTTAGAAGGTTCACCTGTCTTATTAGATAACCAAAAGtctgacaatccagagttgagcctaggatgcagagatccagtcctacacgcctcagTTTCCACAACTCCCAAATACCtctagagactgtgtctgttcccagACAAATTAGATTACAGAAACCAAAAATGACCggaagaggagttaatcatgatgacctaataaaagttaagactactcctcttgcagaacaaaaccccaaaactatcaATTTGTACTTATCTttttcccgtgagttcagggttgccacagcggatcattgtccgcatgttgatttggcacagtttttacaccggatgccattcctgacgcaaccctccccaatttctaccgggcttggaccggcactgtacagctggcgatgggaatgggctgttggtgGTTCAGggtctttcccagagacacttcgtcatatagctgggaccgcggatagaaccactgaccctgtggtccgtggacgactgccttaccaactgagcgaCAGCTGCCCCctgaaaactattaaatgtggattattaaatatcagatctctctcttctaaatctctgttagtaaatgacttactAAGTGATCAATCAATCATCAATTCCATTTATTATGTCTTcgtgaaacttggttgcagcaggaagaatatgtcagcttaaatgagtcaacccccccccccccaagtcatataaagtgtcatgttcctagaagcacaggccgagggggaagagtagcagcaatcttcatattagatatcatcaatctatctttagaaacaggctatgtaccacacgcctataaggtagctgtaattaaaaccactacttaaaaaaccctgtctttaGCCAATTAAAAaccaatctcccctttatttctaaaacccttgaaaaagtagttgcaaaacaattctgcgaccacctttacaggaataatctgtatgaagactttcagtcaggatttagagctcatcatagtacagaaacagcactggtaaaagtcacaaacgatcttctcatggcctcagatactggactcgtctctatacttgttctgttagatcttagtgctgcattcgacaccattgatcacaacattttattacagagactggaacatgaaattgggattaaaggaactgcactaggttggtttaaatcttatttatctgatagatttcaatttgttcatgttaatgatgaatcctccatgtacaCAGAGGTTAGCTATgtagttccacaaggctctgtgttaggaccaatactttttactttatatatgtctcctttaggcaacatgattagaaaacactcaataagattccattgctatgctgatgacacccagctatatctagctatagaaaaaaatcagttaatcaagcttcaagcctaatCATCCCTATAAGcattctgctggaggtttcttccgtttaTAGGGAGTTGTCACGCTCCACTGTTGCATAGGGCTTGATTAAGGGGGAATCGTCGGGTTTACACATCTTTCTAGTCCTTATTGtgaaagtgccttgagatgactttgttgtgaattggtgctatataaataaagttgagttgagttgaattgaagtgaagtgaagtgaattgaagtgaagtgaagtatGCAGTTTACAGTATGCAGTATTTTAAATCTTTGGCTTCCTGAACTTGAATGTGGCGTTGCCTGCCTCTTCTTCTCACTCGATATGAGTTGTTTAGAATTAAtgctttatcatttattttaatcttttatgtCTATTgccattaattagttaatgtccCCCGAAACCTGAAGCAGCAGTATTCCACAGAAAAGGacgaaaaaaggaaaaaattgtccaggaaattttgtttttacttttaatacttttagtaaaatataaatgatgcacttacttacttttacctAAATAGACATTTCAGTGGGTACTTTTACTAAAGTACACTACTGTaggtttatttgtacttttacagtttttgagtacttcatccaccactggtGACAGCACGTCTCCACTTTACGATAAGTCATAGAGTGTTTTTCTACTAATGGAATATCTGAAAAAGCtatgtactgtagctttacactATATTTAAGATGAGCATACATTTTCTGCACAGTGCACTAACATCCAAGTTAGCCGCATGCATTTTTGAGTGGTAGGTGACAGGGAACAGGGCGGTGTCTGAAGGTTCTGATCACTTTTAGTAAAAGTATCTAGTACTCTTTCCATATTAGTGACTTTTAAGTCTTTGAGTCACACTTTACGTGGCACTCTCACTTAAATATCATCTGTGTGGAAGGATTATTACATCTTAAACCTTTTATTCTGGTTTGTCTGTggttacagaaaaacaaaaagctataCAAAGCCACAAAAAGTCATACCGCACTCTCCAGTGCTTCATCATACCCTTCCACTCACCTCACTTTGACTGTCACTGTGCAGATTGAtgtcagaaaattaaaaacctcTGCATATTCACAGAGTCTGGATTTGTCACCGACatgaatttacagtaatttgagagatttttaaagtaatttccGGACTTCCATTTTACTCTCTACCATGACAACCTTCCAGGGACCTACCGAGAAGCATCTCCACAGTGAGGATTGTCCGTTCGTTTACCCCAAACACGATGTCTAGTGGCTCCACAAAAGCTCCATTTGGCCTCATCAGACCGAACGACTTTCTGTACATCAGCACAGATTTgaggctttatttttttttctctctctctctcttttccgcTGTCACATCAACCTTTGGCTGCAGAAGAAACCAGAAAGCAGCCGTTTGAATGCATAGAAAACAATATGCCGTGTGCAtctcctccatctccctctAGTGCACGTGTTTTCAAATGACTGAGTTTGTATACGTGTGTTTCGATATTTAGTGTCAAAGAAGCCATGTGAAACATATCATGAGTCAATGCAGGAAAGGTCAAAtgagtgctttttttaaaaatgcacactaTGTTTACTGTATGTCCAGCAAACCAggttagactttttttttttttccaaataactAACTATTCCCAGCAGCGTGCGTGCTTACTTCAGAGATTATATTTGCATTGCACAAGACTTTGTTGGCTTACAGCAAATGACAGGAGCGAGTCTGCAGACTGAAGCATTTTTCAAACAAGTCCTTCGTCCTCTGATTCAAAGTGAGACGTTTGCAAATCATACGTGTAGCTGTCAGCATGGCACGATTAGCAGGTTTCACCGTGTTCTTTGAAAGCAGAAGGAGCTCCTAAGATCACCGGGTAAAGGTGACTCTGCATCAGACTAAACAAATCGATTCAAACAAAGCACTTCGAGTATTTATACTTCCTAAAATACTTCCTTCGTGCCAGAGTGAATGTGTTATTTCAGAACACAACAGCCTATGAGCAGCTGTATTTGAGGAAAgaagaagtacagagaagacagcggctttttttttcccctgcaaaACTTTTGGGGACGTACAGTCAGTATGTTGTGACCCCGCCCCTCCACAATGAGACTATATCTCCCCACAACATTTCCTTCTCATTCACTCTCATGCGAACAACCTGTGTGCGCATCACGACAGTGAATGGCAGCAGGCTGTGGGCGTGAGATCCTGTCAGACCCACTTTCGtggtttcagtattttggtcaaTTCCATGCAACATGGTCGACTGTGAATTACAGTTTTTAGACTCAAGATGGTCTTTCTATGCAAGCCAATCGCCCCTTTAATCCTTGGTAAGTAGTCTGTAAATGTCGCTTTTGCAAAGGTTATTTTCACATTCCGTTTAATAATGTCACAGTTATTTTGGTAAATGTATTTGGGGGAAATGCCAGTGAGTTATTTAACAAACCTTAGTTGAACAGAGAGCTAAAACTGCCCTCTGTTGTTCATGTTCAAGGTCTGTTCCTGGTTTACTACACCACACTCTCCTCTTGTGTCAAAGGAATTCCAGGTAGGCTTGTGTggctctttgttttttgtcatgaTTTCTTcctattcttcttctttatcaaaaaacacacaaaaatgagtCACCCATTATTACAGTAAATGGAACTTCAGATACCTGCAAAGAAAAGCTTTCCATGTACCAGCACTGCAGTTTTCACCCAGGTAAGGGAAACACTTTTGAGTCATGCCAAGTTTAATCTCCTGCTGTGAAGGCAGATGAGAGACtgtttttttatgcctttttttttcagatggaGTTCGTGATTTAGACTGTTTCAagcttcaaaaaacaaaattttctaACTGCGTGTGGAAAGCTGGAGAGCACACatcaaaaaaaacacacacgctCCTGATACAACAAGTGTGAGTAGCGCCAAGTTTCTTTTCAGTGAGCTTTGCACTCTCTTGTATTAAAATACTCCTGAAATGATGATTTCATTCTAAACATCTTGTTTTCTAATCAGTCGTGAAACCAACAAACCACCCCACTGCAAAGAATATGAAAACCTCAATGAAGCATCTGCAAGCGTCACATTATATAGTAAGGGCAACATAAcggctgaggtttttgaaaacaGTGGGACAACAAATTGCACAAAAGCAGTTTTCAGAGGAAACCTGAGCTGCCTGAGTAAGTCCACAAACATCTTCCATTCTATCATTTTTTCGTCATCCTTAATGGATttgattgcatttttaaaatgtgtatataaatCTATTTTAGTACGATGTAGTCCTCCAAAAAATGTGTCCTTCATTCGCCACTCTGGAAAACTAGACATAGATGTGACGTGGAACCAGAAGGATTTAAACGTGGAGTCTTACTTTGTGAGATATAAAGCACTGGGTAGCCCCTTATGGAATGAGGTCAGTattgaaaacatatttgaacTTTGTTGTCActacttttttttatcagtaattTTAATTTAGTTCCACAAACTGTTCACTACACAAGCAACTGAAATTGAAGTTAAAACACAATGAGTTAGATATGAATTTTATGGGAGATCCTGTTTACTGCTTGGCAGGGAAGCCGTTGTGCTAATCAACTGTGTCCTGTTTTTtgcatatagtttttttttgtcttgtttgtgaAGTTAATCTGCAGATCTTAATGTAAAACGGGCGTGGAATAGAGGAAGTtctggtgttgttgttttttccctgGCATTCACTGATTACTCTGCTGTTTCCAGTCAGCGGTGAAATCCGAGAGTAAAAATAGATGTACAGTGGAGAATCTAAACACCTCACTGATCTACTTTGTACAAATACACTGTGTCAAAATTACGAATTGTCCACACTACCCATGGAGTGAAACTTACACCGTGCCACCAGGTTAGTCTGCTTTCCAATTTATTGCTTACAATTACAGCTTTTGTCATTGTGTCGACTCTGAAGTCACACTTTGATGTGCAcgtgaacaacaacaacaacttgtGGTCAGACTCCTCCACTCAATCAGTCACTACACAgtggaaaatacaaaacaaatccaTTAGAATCCCAACCTCCCATGGTGATTTTGCTGCTGCCTCTGAGCCTTTATTGAAACTTTGGGGCGAAAAATTTtcaattgaaaaagaaaaatcacaatgaACACATGAAGTAGTCTGAACACATCTTAGCaagtgagaaaaactgtaaaaaaaaaaaatagtgctGCTCCACTGTTGGAAATAATTCAAAACCTAACTTCTGTTTCAGAACTGACAACAAAACCTGAAATAGTGGGGTTTGAAGTTAATGACATGAAGGAAAATGgcaaacagcagcttttccTATCCTGGAAGGTAAGTTGGAAAATGCCTCCTACGACCTCCCTTTTGCAGAAAGACATCGTCTCTGCAGCCACAGCTGACGTTATAATAAAAAGTCGTTGCTTGTCAGTTTTCTGCCGAACAGCTGCACGACAAGTACAATGTGAGCGTTGGGAAAGCACCAGAAGAGCCTCCCCTTGAGCACATAATCACCACTCAGCCCGAGATCAGACTGATTCTCTCCTATTCAGATTTCCATCTGAGCGTCAGAGCTGTCAACAACGCCAGCACCTCACCGGCTGCAAGCAAGACGGTACCACAGCGACAAGACATGTCCCGTGAGTACTCACAGCGGCACTGTGGGTTTTGCTACCagaaatattactgtaaatacaacttgtactgtacatttgcatCGACAGGTTTTGGAGACGGGAGGTTGAATGTGACAGTTCACAATAAAATGTCCTTTACTGTCCATTGGAAAGACGATCTGATCAAAACCTACGTCTGCTATTCTGTGGAGTGGAGGAGAAAGGGGCATAGAGCAGTGCACAAGTCGTTCTTTCAGGCTGACCACAACTACTGGAACTCATCAACTTTACCAGGTCTGTAAATATTCACATATTATGGTCAATTCTGTCTCCTACAAATTGgattttacatgttttgctGATGAATACTTGATTTTAAGTACagaaattgcagtgctttggtACAAAGCGTAGTCATTTTGCATCAGTACACTGGTGAAAACTGTATTTCTTGCTTCTGAGATAATTCATTTGGTGGCTTTTGAATAACCAGAGCCTTTGGAGCCTTACAAAAGATACACCATCACGCTGCACAAGCGACCAAACAAGGACACCTGCAACATGAAGCGTGTTAACAACAGCGAGAGCACCTACGGGAGCACGCAGTTCTACCTTACAGAAGGCAG from the Channa argus isolate prfri chromosome 18, Channa argus male v1.0, whole genome shotgun sequence genome contains:
- the LOC137103780 gene encoding leukemia inhibitory factor receptor isoform X2 translates to MVFLCKPIAPLILGLFLVYYTTLSSCVKGIPVNGTSDTCKEKLSMYQHCSFHPDGVRDLDCFKLQKTKFSNCVWKAGEHTSKKTHTLLIQQVRETNKPPHCKEYENLNEASASVTLYSKGNITAEVFENSGTTNCTKAVFRGNLSCLIRCSPPKNVSFIRHSGKLDIDVTWNQKDLNVESYFVRYKALGSPLWNESAVKSESKNRCTVENLNTSLIYFVQIHCVKITNCPHYPWSETYTVPPELTTKPEIVGFEVNDMKENGKQQLFLSWKFSAEQLHDKYNVSVGKAPEEPPLEHIITTQPEIRLILSYSDFHLSVRAVNNASTSPAASKTVPQRQDMSRFGDGRLNVTVHNKMSFTVHWKDDLIKTYVCYSVEWRRKGHRAVHKSFFQADHNYWNSSTLPAPVSAPANISSHNVTVSSVVLEWLPILEEDIRGFLLGYTIHYMKYPGGTERNITVDPTSKSYKVRDLESGTAFQVQISGFTRAGAGVRSTPSLFKTNNKGYVGISLSRIIPAFAVGITILIFGPSIIKRTKVIVWPSVPNPGNSNTMQKIKRTCELELLESINTLKVEEWDTNSLQIVEKETMIVDTFPHLHDSEEEDDSPEMTRGWSQRVAEDAAGDVLCSDSTGTVSNTPRTNLQSFPLAFPSEYTTMEMLNQIMPQSNPVDTDETQAEESEPESTDLPAVKLGLDYIGQFGTSPVSESEL
- the LOC137103780 gene encoding leukemia inhibitory factor receptor isoform X1, translating into MVFLCKPIAPLILGLFLVYYTTLSSCVKGIPVNGTSDTCKEKLSMYQHCSFHPDGVRDLDCFKLQKTKFSNCVWKAGEHTSKKTHTLLIQQVRETNKPPHCKEYENLNEASASVTLYSKGNITAEVFENSGTTNCTKAVFRGNLSCLIRCSPPKNVSFIRHSGKLDIDVTWNQKDLNVESYFVRYKALGSPLWNESAVKSESKNRCTVENLNTSLIYFVQIHCVKITNCPHYPWSETYTVPPELTTKPEIVGFEVNDMKENGKQQLFLSWKFSAEQLHDKYNVSVGKAPEEPPLEHIITTQPEIRLILSYSDFHLSVRAVNNASTSPAASKTVPQRQDMSRFGDGRLNVTVHNKMSFTVHWKDDLIKTYVCYSVEWRRKGHRAVHKSFFQADHNYWNSSTLPEPLEPYKRYTITLHKRPNKDTCNMKRVNNSESTYGSTQFYLTEGTPVSAPANISSHNVTVSSVVLEWLPILEEDIRGFLLGYTIHYMKYPGGTERNITVDPTSKSYKVRDLESGTAFQVQISGFTRAGAGVRSTPSLFKTNNKGYVGISLSRIIPAFAVGITILIFGPSIIKRTKVIVWPSVPNPGNSNTMQKIKRTCELELLESINTLKVEEWDTNSLQIVEKETMIVDTFPHLHDSEEEDDSPEMTRGWSQRVAEDAAGDVLCSDSTGTVSNTPRTNLQSFPLAFPSEYTTMEMLNQIMPQSNPVDTDETQAEESEPESTDLPAVKLGLDYIGQFGTSPVSESEL